ATTATTCATTTAATAAAAATACTTGCTATATTTCGACAATGGGCTATTCAACAAAATGATTTTATGCTAAACTGGGTTTCAAGTTCAAAACCAAGGTTTCGATTTACGGAACTAAAGAGAATGTAATCGCTTACTTCCAAGCGGAGGTTTTGATACGGTCATGCGGTCTGTCCGCAAGTTGATAGGAAATGGTGTTTTGAAAATCAAAGGAGGTCATTTACGTGGTAAAAGTAGACTTAAATAGTGATTTAGGAGAAAGTTTTGGAAGATATACATTAGGAGAACAAGATGAAATATTGAAATACGTTACATCTGCAAACATCGCTTGCGGATTCCATGCCGGTGATCCTTCCGTGATGCGTCAGACGGTACAGCTTGCGATCGACAACGGGGTAAAAATCGGCGCACATCCCGGATTGCCTGATTTAGTCGGATTTGGCCGCAGAAATATGAGCATTACCCCGCAAGAAGCGTATGACATGGTCGTGTATCAAATTGGCGCATTGCAGGCATTTTTGGCTGTACATGACGAACCGATGCAGCATGTGAAGCCGCATGGCGCGCTTTATCAGATGGCGTCGAAAGATAAAGAAATTGCGAAGGCTATTGCACAAGCAGTGTATGATGTCTCGCCCTCACTCGTATTATTCGGCTTGGCCGACAGTGAATTGACGAGAGCGGGTGAAGAGCTGGGCTTAGTGACTGCCCATGAAGTATTTGCTGACCGCACGTATCAATCAAACGGCATGCTGACGTCGCGCTTGCAAGATGATGCAATGATTACAGATCAGGAGAAGTCCGCTGAGCAAGTCATTAGGATGGTGAAGGAAGGGAAAGTGCGTTCACAGCAACAAACCGATGTTGACTTGCGCGCAGATACGATCTGTATCCATGGTGACGGAGAGCATGCGGTGGAGTTCGCAAAATATATTACGGATCGCTTAAGCGGCGAACAAATTACGATAACTGCTTTTTCTGGCAGGGAGGATGCTAAATGAACGAGGAAAAGTTAGGTCTGACACAAGATCTTGAACGGAAAAAAGCAACCCGCGGCGTCCTGCTTGGTGCCGCATTCTTAATGGCGACGTCGTCTGTCGGACCTGGCTTCCTGACACAGACGACAGTTTTCACAGAGCAATTGGCCGCGAGTTTTGGTTTCGTTATATTAATTTCATTGCTTTTGGATGTCTTTGCACAAATGAATATTTGGCGGGTGATTGCCGTCTCCGGATTACGCGGACAGGAAATCGCCAATAAAGTGGTTCCGGGCCTCGGGTTTGTGCTCGCTTTCCTCATTGTCGCAGGGGGGCTTGCGTTTAATATTGGGAACGTGGCGGGTGCTGGTCTAGGGCTTAACGCGATGATTGGTATCGATCCTATAAAAGGTGCGGTGATCAGTGCCGTGTTTGCCATTCTCATTTTCGTCGTAAAAGAAGCGGGCAAAGTAATGGATAAGGTCGTTGCCGTTGCCGGTGTAGTTATGATTCTGCTGGTCGTATTCGTTGCGTTTAAAACGTCTCCGCCAATTGGTGAAGCCATTGTAGGGACATTCAAACCTTCAGAAATCAGTTTCTTCGCAATTGTCACACTGGTCGGCGGAACAGTCGGTGGCTATATTACGTTCGCCGGCGGACACCGTTTGCTGGATGCGGGCATTAAAGGAATTGATTCGGTGCCGCTCGTAACAAGAAGTTCTGTTACAGGGATCGCTGTGACAGGCATCATTCGGGTGGCTTTATTCCTGGCAGTGCTTGGCATCGTTTCGCAAGGCTTACAAATTGATCCTGACAATCCGCCGGCATCTGTGTTCCAGCTGGGCGCAGGAGAGCTTGGGCTGCGATTGTTCGGCGTCATTATGTGGGTAGCTGCGATCACGTCTGTCGTAGGGGCGGCCTATACATCGGTTTCATTTATCCGCTCATTCCACCCGACGATTGAAAAGTACCACAACTGGATTATTATTTTATTCATAGTCGTATCTACGTCGACGTTCGCATTCGTTGGAAAGCCGGTTACTATTCTATTATTGGTCGGTGCACTGAATGCGCTGATACTGCCGTTAGCGCTTGGCACATTGCTTGTTGCGGCGTACAAGAAGAATATTGTCGGCGAATATAAGCATCCGTTATGGCTGACTATTGGCGGCGTAATTGTCGTGATCGTGATGGGTGTGCTGAGTATTATGACGCTGATCGAGCAGATTCCATTGCTCTTTAGCTGATATAGGAGGTGGCAGTGATGAGTGAGTATCGTTCAATGAAACCGCAGCAGATAAGGAAATGGATTCGTGAGCAGAAAATTACCGGACAGACTTCTGGAATGGCTTCAGGCTATACACAGGCGAATTTAGTCATATTGAAACAAGAGCATGCACTCGACTTTCTGCTGTTTTGCCAGCGCAATCCTAAGTCATGTCCGTTATTGGATGTGACAGAACCGGGTTCATACCGTCCCGCCCGGCTAGCAAAAGATGCAGATATCCGCAGCGAACTGCCGAGTTACCGTATTTATAAGGACGGTGTGCTGGCGGAAGAAGTAAATGATATTACAGAGTACTGGGAAGACGATATGGTAGGATTTTTCATCGGATGCAGCTTCACATTTGAAGCACCGCTGCTTGCTGGCGGGATTCCTATTCGGCATATCGAAGAAAATCGAAATGTGCCGATGTATAAAAGTTCTATTGAATGTAAAAAAGCAGGAATCTTTGAAGGGCCGACCGTAGTAAGCATGCGGCCGATGAATGCGCAGGACGCGATTCGGGCGATTCAAATTACGACTCGTTTCCCGGACGTCCATGGCGCGCCGATCCATCTGGGCGACCCGAGTTTGATAGGAATTGACGATATTTCCGCACCTGACTTTGGGGATGCTGTGACTGTCAATGAAGGGGAGATCCCGGTATTCTGGGCGTGCGGCGTCACACCGCAGGCAGTCGCGATGCAAAGCAAGCCGTCCATTATGATTACACATTCTCCCGGCTGCATGTTCATCAGTGATATGTTAGATTCTGAGTTAAGTGTATTATAAGAAAAGACGGGTTAAAAAATAAAACTGCTTCCTGTTTAGTAGAGACTGTCTGCTGAACAGGGAGCAGTTTTTTTGGGTATTTTTCTTCAAAACGTACTGTCAATTGCAAACTTTATCGGACTATATTATTTTTTAACAACAAACTCAGAATAATGAAATTTTATATAGACTGTCATTCGTAATTATTATATACTAGTCGTGAAGACAGGGTCTTTTTACACAAACGTCTTTGAAAACGCTTACTATGCTATACAAATGAATGCAGGTCGATAAGTAGAACGATATTTATTGACCTGCTTTTTGTATGGAGTAGCAGAGGGAGGTGAGACAGTTGAAGAATAAAGTGGAAAAAGAAAATCCCCGAGTGTTTGCAGTCGTGGCAGACTCACTCGAGGATCAGCAGTTGGTATATACCAACATATTGTCAGTATACTCCTTTTTTCCGCTCGGCAAAAGTGGTTTCTACTAAAAGGAGGATGGGGCAAATGAAGAACAGAACGGAATCCGTGATCACACCGGGGACCAGCCTGGTTTATCCGTACTACAATGAAACAGGAAAATTATGTGCCGTGTTGCTGAAAGACGGAGAATTTGTGCGTGTCGATAAAAGTCCGACAGATGTAATCGATGTCAGTATGCAATATTTCGGATCCAGTTTACAGGGCGGAATTGCCGGAGCAAGATCGATGCTCGGCAGAATCAGCATGTCGCCTGTCATGATCAATGAAAAGCTGGACATGTACTGGTTCCCCAGCAAGTCGCCGTCAAGCGATGATTGTGTATGGTTTTCGCTCAGTCATATTTTGACGTATATGCCGATTGCCAAGGACCGGACGAAAATCATTTTCCGGGACGGCACGATTTTTACTTTGGATTGCAGTTACGATTCATTTGAGTGGAAGCACCAGCGCACATGCATGTACAAAAATGGTCTGGAGGCGCAGATTAATTTCATGGCAGACAATGTGAAGAAAAGTTATAAAACGTACTTGATTCGGAGAAATCGTAAACGGGGAAATTACGAAGTGTCTGATGAATAGGCGGCTGTAATACATAAGCGTTCCTCCTCGGGGGAGCGCTTTTTCTCTTTGACGATTTTTGTAAAACGTTCACTGTTATTCTCTGCTGAATGGTATACTAATTTGTAAATAGTACTCGATTCACAGAAAGTGCGTTCATCAGCGGTCAGGAGGGAAGAGTATGTTGTTTGATTTCTTTAAACCGAAGTGTGAATACTGTAAGAAACGAACGTCTGTCTATCAGGGTTATTTGCTGCCGAATGATAAAAAGATTAAAGTCTGTTCATCATGTGCCAGATTTGCAGAGCGTCGCGGATTTAGAAAGTGGTAAGTTTACGGGGACGCTGCTGATTGGTTTGTTTTCTAAATAGGGGATGGAAAATGTTCGCATACAAAATGAGCAAGAGCGGCCAGATTTGGCTGCCCTTGCTCGTTTTTTTATATTTCTAAGCTTCGATTGTCTGTTAATTGCTGTCTAAGTTTCTTCATCAGTCTTTCGCGGCGTTTTTTCACGCCGGGGACGGAGAGGCCGAAAAAAGATGCGCATTCTGCCTGGGTTTTGTTATCAACATAAAGCATGAACAGCAGCTGCCGTTCTTCCAGCGGCAGATCGGTGAGTATTTCATGCAGCTCGCTGTTTGGGTCCGCCGAACAATCAATCTGTTCCATCTGCTCGATTGTACTGCTTTCCACTGGCGTATTGACTAAACCGAAACGATTTTCCTTTTTCAAATCATCAAGCAAAGCGCCATAGATTGACCGGTAGGCGAAAGGGGTGAAGTTTCCTTTTGATTCATCAAAGCGTGACCATGCCTGAAACAGGGCGATGCGGCCTGTTTGGCGGAATGCATCGAAATCCCGGTAGATATTTAATTTGCGTATGATGGATGAAATCATCGGTTCATATTGTTCCATTACTTCTTCAAAA
The Sporosarcina sp. P33 genome window above contains:
- a CDS encoding putative hydro-lyase, encoding MSEYRSMKPQQIRKWIREQKITGQTSGMASGYTQANLVILKQEHALDFLLFCQRNPKSCPLLDVTEPGSYRPARLAKDADIRSELPSYRIYKDGVLAEEVNDITEYWEDDMVGFFIGCSFTFEAPLLAGGIPIRHIEENRNVPMYKSSIECKKAGIFEGPTVVSMRPMNAQDAIRAIQITTRFPDVHGAPIHLGDPSLIGIDDISAPDFGDAVTVNEGEIPVFWACGVTPQAVAMQSKPSIMITHSPGCMFISDMLDSELSVL
- a CDS encoding sigma-70 family RNA polymerase sigma factor; this encodes MENRNFENFEEVMEQYEPMISSIIRKLNIYRDFDAFRQTGRIALFQAWSRFDESKGNFTPFAYRSIYGALLDDLKKENRFGLVNTPVESSTIEQMEQIDCSADPNSELHEILTDLPLEERQLLFMLYVDNKTQAECASFFGLSVPGVKKRRERLMKKLRQQLTDNRSLEI
- a CDS encoding LamB/YcsF family protein; this encodes MVKVDLNSDLGESFGRYTLGEQDEILKYVTSANIACGFHAGDPSVMRQTVQLAIDNGVKIGAHPGLPDLVGFGRRNMSITPQEAYDMVVYQIGALQAFLAVHDEPMQHVKPHGALYQMASKDKEIAKAIAQAVYDVSPSLVLFGLADSELTRAGEELGLVTAHEVFADRTYQSNGMLTSRLQDDAMITDQEKSAEQVIRMVKEGKVRSQQQTDVDLRADTICIHGDGEHAVEFAKYITDRLSGEQITITAFSGREDAK
- a CDS encoding NRAMP family divalent metal transporter codes for the protein MNEEKLGLTQDLERKKATRGVLLGAAFLMATSSVGPGFLTQTTVFTEQLAASFGFVILISLLLDVFAQMNIWRVIAVSGLRGQEIANKVVPGLGFVLAFLIVAGGLAFNIGNVAGAGLGLNAMIGIDPIKGAVISAVFAILIFVVKEAGKVMDKVVAVAGVVMILLVVFVAFKTSPPIGEAIVGTFKPSEISFFAIVTLVGGTVGGYITFAGGHRLLDAGIKGIDSVPLVTRSSVTGIAVTGIIRVALFLAVLGIVSQGLQIDPDNPPASVFQLGAGELGLRLFGVIMWVAAITSVVGAAYTSVSFIRSFHPTIEKYHNWIIILFIVVSTSTFAFVGKPVTILLLVGALNALILPLALGTLLVAAYKKNIVGEYKHPLWLTIGGVIVVIVMGVLSIMTLIEQIPLLFS
- a CDS encoding competence protein ComK, translating into MKNRTESVITPGTSLVYPYYNETGKLCAVLLKDGEFVRVDKSPTDVIDVSMQYFGSSLQGGIAGARSMLGRISMSPVMINEKLDMYWFPSKSPSSDDCVWFSLSHILTYMPIAKDRTKIIFRDGTIFTLDCSYDSFEWKHQRTCMYKNGLEAQINFMADNVKKSYKTYLIRRNRKRGNYEVSDE